A genomic region of Oryza glaberrima chromosome 1, OglaRS2, whole genome shotgun sequence contains the following coding sequences:
- the LOC127760486 gene encoding ubiquitin-like-specific protease ESD4, with translation MGALTDSRKRLSADHRLLPSFPPSPPPPSKKPKLAPLPSSSSLADASSPPPSPPPPHLPSSSSSAAQDPSSSSSAAAGGASTSYASSLPPSRHRRLPPPPPHPRPIHGPQRVLRAFRLGSALSRPNPSCFTPSPSSPQHPRSLGLEQYVELVNSVAHPPPLPPSPSTADAPSRVEVIAVDDAEERKDDEEAREEEEEEVKGSVVVRRVPLYKELYEASSRRRDAKLRTLEFEVRLAEKGRLGLEQLADVLPRFGPRKEDEPFVPFTDEDEDSVDHALGGRNRRERLVVHESSNIVITRETLQCLNETEWLNDEVINLYLELLKERELREPNKFLKCHFFNTFFYKKLITGGYDYKSVRRWTTKRKLGYSLLECDKIFVPIHKEVHWCLAVINIRDKKFQFLDSLGSMDMKALRTLARYLVDEVKDKSGQHIDALSWKQEGVKNLPLQENGWDCGMFMLKYIDFYSRDMGLTFGQKHMHYFRKRTAKEILNLRAE, from the exons atgggcgcGCTCACCGACAGCCGCAAGCGCCTCTCCGccgaccaccgcctcctcccctccttccctccctccccgccgcctccctccaaGAAGCCCAAGctcgcgcccctcccctcctcctcatccctcgccgacgcctcctctccgcctccttctccgccgccccctcatctcccctcctcctcgtcctccgccgcgcaggacccctcctcctcgtcctccgccgccgccggaggcgccTCCACCTCGTACGCTTCCTCCTTGCCccccagccgccaccgccgcctgcctccgccgccgccgcacccgcgcCCAATCCACGGGCCCCAACGCGTCCTCCGCGCGTTCCGCCTCGGTTCCGCGCTCTCCCGTCCCAATCCGTCCTGCTTCACCCCGTCCCCTTCGTCGCCGCAGCATCCGCGGTCTCTCGGCCTCGAGCAGTATGTCGAGCTCGTCAACAGCGtcgcccacccgccgccgctgccgccttctcCTTCCACCGCCGATGCGCCGTCGAGGGTGGAGGTGATCGCTGTCGACGATGCGGAGGAGAGGAAAGATGACGAGGAAGcgcgagaagaggaggaggaggaggtgaagggtAGCGTTGTTGTGAGGAGGGTCCCCCTCTACAAGGAGCTCTATGAGGCTTCCAGCCGGCGACGGGACGCCAAGCTCAGGACACTCGAGTTCGAGGTGCGCCTCGCAGAGAAGGGCCGCCTCGGCCTTGAGCAGCTCGCCGATGTCCTCCCACGGTTCGGGCCCCGGAAGGAG GATGAACCTTTTGTTCCTTTTACGGACGAGGATGAGGATAGTGTTGATCATGCTCTTGGTGGCCGTAACAG acgTGAAAGGCTAGTGGTACATGAATCATCAAATATTGTCATAACAAGAGAGACCTTGCAGTGCTTGAACGAAACGGAGTGGCTAAATGATGAG GTCATAAATTTGTATCTTGAGCTGCTGAAAGAGAGGGAACTGAGAGAACCTAACAAGTTTTTGAAATGCCACTTCTTCAATACCTTTTTCTACAAAAAG CTCATTACTGGTGGGTATGATTATAAGTCTGTCAGAAGATGGACAACTAAAAGGAAGTTAGGTTACAGCCTACTTGAATGTGATAAG ATCTTTGTTCCTATACACAAGGAAGTGCATTGGTGTTTAGCAGTCATAAACATAAGGGACAAAAAGTTTCAATTTCTGGATTCACTTGGCAGCATGGACATGAAGGCATTGAGAACTTTA GCAAGGTATCTTGTAGATGAGGTGAAAGATAAGAGTGGCCAACATATTGATGCTCTTTCATGGAAGCAGGAGGGTGTAAAAAACCTTCCTTTGCAAGAGAATGG GTGGGATTGTGGCATGTTCATGCTCAAATACATAGATTTCTACAGCAGAGATATGGGCCTTACTTTTGGACAG AAACATATGCATTACTTTCGGAAGAGGACTGCCAaggaaattttgaatttgagggCTGAATAA